A window from Candidatus Melainabacteria bacterium encodes these proteins:
- a CDS encoding glutamate-1-semialdehyde 2,1-aminomutase produces MTASARNSDKTLLTTKSEEFSREIAAVIPGGNDSPFRGFEEVGGHTIFFNRALGSKLYDIDGNTYFDYLGAWGPAILGHCVPEVVAACQSAIAHGAVFGAPHELELEMAKLVIDTIPSIEKVRFVNSGTEAVMSAVRLARGFTKKDKIVMFEGGYHGHSDATLCSQGHQSSAGVPSSTAQETLLATFNDFESVRQVFAKHRGELAALVVEPVCGSMGVIPPNPGFLEKVDRLCKQEGILFICDEVLTGLRVARGGAQSLYEIKPDLTCLGKALGGGMPIGAYGGSAEIMEQLLPNGDVYQAGTFSGNPVTMAGGIATLKLLADPLVYKTLESRTAQLFEGLQNHINRKSLPIQLQRVGSMFGIIFAAKPVRNWQDHLSIDARAFAQFFHKVLSQGVYLPPSSVDAACVSAAHSEDDIEETVRIMCAQL; encoded by the coding sequence ATGACTGCCAGCGCTAGAAACAGCGACAAAACACTGCTCACCACAAAGTCTGAAGAATTCTCTCGAGAGATCGCAGCAGTGATTCCTGGAGGTAATGACAGTCCCTTCAGAGGGTTCGAAGAAGTGGGCGGGCACACCATTTTCTTCAACCGAGCCCTGGGTTCGAAACTTTACGACATCGACGGCAACACATACTTCGATTACCTGGGAGCCTGGGGTCCGGCAATACTCGGACACTGCGTTCCAGAGGTTGTAGCGGCCTGTCAGTCGGCGATCGCACATGGCGCCGTATTTGGTGCGCCACACGAATTAGAACTGGAGATGGCGAAACTGGTCATCGATACCATTCCATCAATCGAAAAAGTCCGATTTGTCAATTCCGGAACCGAAGCGGTAATGAGTGCGGTTCGCCTTGCCAGAGGCTTCACAAAGAAAGACAAAATCGTCATGTTCGAGGGCGGATATCACGGACATAGCGACGCAACTCTGTGCTCTCAAGGTCACCAGTCTAGTGCTGGAGTGCCGTCATCAACTGCACAGGAAACACTGCTGGCTACATTCAATGATTTTGAATCGGTGCGGCAGGTGTTCGCAAAGCATCGCGGTGAGCTCGCAGCCTTAGTTGTAGAACCTGTATGCGGCTCAATGGGTGTGATTCCCCCAAACCCGGGCTTCCTCGAAAAAGTTGATCGATTATGCAAGCAAGAAGGCATACTCTTCATTTGCGATGAGGTTCTAACCGGTCTGCGCGTAGCCCGCGGCGGAGCGCAGTCGCTTTACGAAATCAAACCGGATCTCACCTGCCTTGGAAAAGCTCTGGGCGGCGGAATGCCCATTGGCGCCTACGGCGGCTCCGCAGAGATAATGGAGCAGTTGCTTCCAAATGGCGATGTCTACCAGGCTGGTACGTTTTCGGGCAATCCTGTCACCATGGCCGGTGGCATAGCAACTTTAAAATTACTGGCTGATCCTCTCGTGTATAAAACCCTGGAATCACGCACGGCACAACTTTTCGAAGGATTACAGAATCACATAAACAGGAAGTCGCTACCGATACAGTTGCAACGGGTCGGCTCGATGTTCGGCATCATATTCGCAGCAAAACCAGTGAGAAATTGGCAAGATCACCTGAGCATAGACGCCAGGGCGTTCGCTCAGTTCTTTCACAAAGTGTTATCACAAGGGGTGTATCTGCCCCCATCATCAGTAGACGCAGCATGCGTCTCTGCCGCACACTCGGAAGATGACATCGAAGAAACCGTTCGAATAATGTGCGCGCAACTGTAA
- a CDS encoding glycosyltransferase → MTAQPTVSVVIPYFDQPEFLRDAVESVIAQTYANVEIIVVDDCSPGVSAIQLLRGLRHPKLLVFKLESRKGSSVARNAGIVRSSGEYILTLDAADLLAPQYVSETVKYLLDSNDDGVCTAIRIFGGADAIVYPELEIPQILSRSTVCNTFIYKRSVFDAVEGYRENLDSDQERQFLLDALQKGFNFKQIKQPLYFRRENSASAEPSVLEDRYSALVQRNLNLYKQYLPQILSLQKVRVQELAVARVRLSRDLQRLSADDARLKRGLANVMSYYQDLEHDALRTEVTVGQL, encoded by the coding sequence ATGACTGCACAACCTACTGTTTCGGTTGTTATTCCTTACTTTGATCAGCCGGAGTTTTTGCGCGACGCTGTTGAAAGCGTGATCGCGCAGACTTACGCGAATGTCGAGATCATTGTTGTTGATGATTGTTCGCCCGGGGTGAGCGCCATTCAGTTGTTGCGAGGGCTTCGTCATCCGAAGTTGCTCGTTTTCAAATTGGAGTCGAGAAAGGGCAGTTCTGTTGCCCGTAATGCGGGTATCGTACGCTCGTCTGGTGAGTATATTTTGACCCTTGATGCGGCAGACCTCCTGGCGCCACAGTATGTGAGCGAGACAGTCAAGTATCTGCTCGACAGCAATGATGACGGAGTTTGCACCGCAATTCGCATTTTTGGCGGCGCCGATGCCATTGTTTATCCGGAACTCGAGATCCCTCAAATTCTCAGCCGCAGCACCGTATGTAATACCTTCATCTATAAGAGAAGCGTGTTTGATGCTGTAGAGGGTTATCGCGAAAATCTGGACAGCGACCAGGAGCGTCAATTCTTGTTGGATGCGCTGCAAAAGGGTTTCAACTTCAAGCAGATCAAGCAGCCGCTTTATTTCCGCAGAGAGAACTCCGCCAGCGCAGAACCTTCCGTTCTTGAAGATCGCTACTCGGCTCTGGTTCAGCGCAATCTCAATTTGTACAAACAGTATTTACCTCAGATTTTGTCATTGCAGAAAGTGCGTGTTCAAGAATTGGCTGTGGCTAGAGTGCGACTCAGCCGAGACTTGCAACGACTCTCTGCTGACGACGCACGTTTGAAACGTGGTCTTGCAAATGTGATGAGCTACTATCAAGACCTGGAGCATGATGCATTACGGACTGAAGTAACAGTGGGGCAACTATAA
- a CDS encoding glycosyltransferase family 2 protein, with translation MARSALLKYSSSVARLLTSVSLVIPAYNDETTIGRLIEDSDALLREVCRDYEIIVINDGSTDNTQAIVDGAASRNRRIKVLNHKVNKGFGATIRELYLSGSKDLIFSLPGDYQYAPKELLAMAKGLEKNDFVIGLRVKRNDPARRKFQSHIYNTLLRFLYGHRHTDVNSIKLFRRSILDKVILRSHTPFVDAELCIRAERAGFKVVEIPIDHLPRLSQGASGGKFSVIWETFSDLFKMRSTF, from the coding sequence ATGGCAAGATCTGCTTTGCTCAAATATTCATCTTCGGTTGCCCGGCTGCTTACTTCGGTATCACTGGTGATACCTGCATACAACGATGAAACTACGATTGGGCGCCTGATTGAAGATTCCGACGCTTTACTGCGCGAGGTCTGTCGCGATTACGAAATTATTGTCATCAACGACGGCAGTACAGATAACACACAGGCTATTGTCGACGGTGCTGCCAGCAGAAACCGTCGTATAAAAGTGCTTAATCATAAAGTCAATAAAGGCTTCGGAGCGACTATTCGAGAGCTATATCTCTCCGGCAGCAAAGATCTGATCTTTTCCCTGCCCGGTGACTATCAGTACGCTCCTAAAGAGCTCCTTGCAATGGCCAAAGGGCTTGAGAAAAATGATTTTGTAATCGGTTTAAGAGTAAAAAGAAACGACCCGGCTCGTCGTAAATTCCAATCGCATATCTACAACACTCTCTTGCGCTTTCTCTACGGTCACCGTCATACTGATGTGAATTCAATAAAGCTGTTTCGTAGATCGATTTTGGACAAAGTCATTCTGAGATCACACACACCTTTTGTTGATGCTGAACTCTGCATTCGAGCGGAGCGGGCCGGCTTTAAGGTAGTTGAGATTCCGATAGACCATCTTCCACGATTATCGCAAGGCGCATCTGGAGGCAAGTTCTCCGTGATTTGGGAAACGTTCTCAGATCTCTTCAAAATGCGTTCGACGTTTTAG
- a CDS encoding DegT/DnrJ/EryC1/StrS family aminotransferase, whose protein sequence is MKVPFGDLKTHYQAYRPQIDKAVQRVLESGHYILGPELERFEKDFEEFLGSGYVAGCASGTEAIYLALAACDVGPGDEVLVVAHTAVPTISAISMTGATPVFVDLDPASYVMDVADAESKITAKTKAIIPVHLYGQVVDMDAIMTIAAKHKLVVVEDVAQATGATYKGKIAGTIGDFGAFSFYPSKNLGAFGDGGAVSTKSRENFDRLVMLRNYGQSKRYHHDIVGINSRLDEMQAAILSAQIPFVLEWNDRRREIAKRYTDALKDVVVTPAENSDSTHVYHLYVIQTPHRDDLQSYLLDRGIQCLIHYPIPAHTQKAYSYLGYKPGDLPVTERLAKRILSLPMFPELTDEQIDEVIKGIRDFCAQPSTAAAGVQLERATQAR, encoded by the coding sequence GTGAAAGTCCCTTTCGGTGATTTGAAGACCCACTATCAGGCGTACAGGCCCCAGATTGATAAGGCAGTTCAGCGCGTTCTGGAGAGTGGTCACTATATTCTCGGACCTGAGCTGGAGCGTTTTGAGAAAGACTTTGAAGAATTCTTAGGCAGCGGCTACGTGGCAGGCTGCGCGTCGGGTACTGAGGCGATTTATCTTGCGTTGGCCGCATGCGACGTGGGCCCTGGTGATGAGGTACTCGTAGTCGCCCACACTGCTGTACCAACGATATCCGCGATTTCGATGACAGGTGCAACGCCCGTGTTCGTTGATCTGGACCCAGCTTCCTATGTTATGGACGTCGCTGACGCTGAATCCAAGATAACCGCTAAAACGAAAGCGATTATTCCTGTGCATCTCTATGGTCAGGTCGTCGATATGGACGCCATCATGACGATTGCTGCCAAGCACAAGCTAGTCGTCGTCGAAGATGTGGCGCAGGCTACAGGTGCCACCTACAAAGGTAAGATCGCCGGCACAATAGGCGATTTTGGAGCTTTCAGCTTCTATCCCAGCAAAAATCTCGGTGCGTTCGGCGACGGCGGCGCTGTCTCGACGAAATCGCGCGAAAACTTCGATCGACTCGTCATGTTGCGAAATTACGGACAGTCGAAGCGCTACCATCACGACATAGTCGGTATCAACAGCCGTCTTGACGAGATGCAAGCTGCCATTCTTTCAGCACAAATACCATTTGTTCTGGAATGGAATGATCGTCGTCGTGAAATCGCAAAACGGTACACAGACGCCCTGAAAGACGTGGTTGTGACCCCTGCTGAAAACAGCGACAGCACACACGTATATCATTTGTACGTTATTCAGACGCCTCATCGAGACGACTTGCAATCTTATCTGCTGGATCGTGGCATCCAGTGTCTGATTCACTATCCGATTCCTGCACATACGCAGAAAGCCTACAGCTATTTAGGTTATAAACCTGGTGACCTTCCTGTTACCGAACGGTTGGCGAAGAGAATTCTGAGCTTGCCGATGTTCCCCGAACTGACCGACGAACAAATTGATGAAGTGATCAAGGGCATTCGTGATTTTTGCGCTCAACCCTCAACTGCTGCCGCTGGCGTTCAGTTAGAGCGAGCCACACAAGCGAGATAG
- a CDS encoding NAD-dependent epimerase/dehydratase family protein encodes MINQAFNGKSVLITGGMGFIGSNLAIRLAEAGAKVTVLDAMIPDYGGNEFNIAPVKDLITVNYCDIRDDSAVSYLVKNKDYIFHLAGQVCHLMSLSNPFPDIDMNITGTAVVMEACRKNNPDAIVVYTGTRGQYGPSVSLPVNEEAPTNPKGIYEISNLTAEKIIHVYHDVHGIRSVLLRLSNIYGPRSQMKHSRFGVCNWFVRLAMDESPIQVFGDGSILRDFCYVDDCVDAILRAAITESAFGEIFNVGSDIPVSFLELVKTIVEVGQQGSWEFAEFSAERKAQEPGDFYSDVSKIAKFTGWKPTTDLKTGLAQTFDYYRKYREHYWTPTAKTSVTTKPQPATAKL; translated from the coding sequence ATGATCAATCAAGCGTTCAACGGAAAATCGGTTCTCATTACAGGTGGAATGGGCTTCATTGGCTCGAACCTGGCCATCCGCCTGGCCGAAGCAGGGGCGAAAGTAACCGTACTAGACGCAATGATCCCGGATTACGGCGGCAATGAATTCAACATTGCACCGGTGAAGGATCTCATCACTGTTAACTATTGCGATATCAGAGACGATTCTGCAGTTTCATATCTGGTCAAAAACAAAGACTACATTTTCCATCTGGCCGGGCAAGTCTGCCACCTCATGAGCCTCTCCAATCCGTTTCCAGATATCGACATGAATATCACCGGCACGGCTGTGGTCATGGAAGCTTGCCGAAAAAACAATCCCGATGCCATCGTCGTCTATACAGGCACTCGCGGTCAGTACGGTCCATCTGTGTCACTGCCTGTGAACGAAGAAGCACCGACAAATCCAAAAGGCATCTACGAAATCTCGAATTTGACTGCAGAAAAAATCATTCACGTTTATCACGATGTACACGGCATTCGTTCTGTTTTACTGCGTCTGAGCAACATCTACGGACCGCGCTCACAAATGAAACACTCGCGCTTCGGCGTCTGTAACTGGTTTGTACGTTTGGCTATGGATGAATCTCCAATTCAAGTCTTCGGCGACGGCAGTATCTTGCGCGATTTCTGCTATGTGGATGACTGCGTTGATGCAATCTTGCGTGCGGCCATTACAGAAAGTGCCTTTGGCGAAATTTTCAATGTCGGCTCAGATATTCCAGTCAGCTTCCTTGAACTGGTGAAGACAATTGTCGAGGTAGGGCAGCAGGGTTCATGGGAGTTTGCTGAGTTCTCAGCTGAAAGAAAAGCTCAAGAGCCAGGCGATTTCTATTCAGATGTAAGCAAGATAGCGAAATTCACAGGTTGGAAGCCAACCACAGATTTGAAAACAGGTCTGGCTCAGACATTCGACTACTACCGCAAATATCGCGAACACTACTGGACACCAACTGCAAAGACTTCAGTCACCACCAAACCGCAGCCGGCAACAGCCAAACTCTGA
- a CDS encoding TetR family transcriptional regulator — protein MMTTKVGSKQETRTALIEKGLDIMLVKGYTNTGIQEILSALSIPKGSFYHHFESKENFAVEIIRYYDHFQTAALSAILGDSSRSPLERLRFYCQTYRSKLNAQECKRGCLIGNLSQEMSDQSEILRHELSTVMRRWRDRFAECIAEGQGTGEISSLRSADSLAEIFQSAWSGAVMRAKVLRDPESIDNFMDIVFDDILKAKASA, from the coding sequence ATGATGACTACGAAAGTCGGTTCTAAGCAGGAAACCCGCACGGCCCTGATTGAAAAAGGTTTGGATATTATGCTCGTGAAGGGCTACACCAACACCGGCATTCAAGAGATTCTCAGCGCTCTGTCTATTCCAAAAGGTTCTTTCTATCACCACTTCGAAAGCAAAGAAAACTTTGCAGTTGAAATCATTCGCTATTACGACCATTTTCAGACGGCTGCTCTAAGCGCGATTCTAGGTGACTCCAGCCGCTCGCCCCTGGAAAGACTGCGTTTCTACTGCCAAACGTATCGCTCAAAATTGAATGCGCAGGAATGCAAAAGAGGCTGCTTGATTGGAAACCTCAGTCAGGAAATGTCTGATCAAAGCGAGATCTTGCGCCATGAATTGAGCACAGTAATGCGCAGATGGCGCGATCGATTTGCAGAATGCATTGCAGAAGGTCAGGGCACAGGTGAGATAAGCAGCCTGCGCTCTGCTGATTCACTGGCTGAGATTTTTCAATCTGCCTGGTCTGGTGCGGTTATGCGAGCAAAGGTATTGCGAGATCCGGAATCCATCGACAATTTTATGGATATCGTATTTGACGACATTTTGAAGGCGAAAGCCAGCGCCTGA
- a CDS encoding suppressor of fused domain protein — translation MSDDDFVLRSAGGDNPEDEREAAQAQRKLLVSAWKARDELYKQLFGDFSYVTPESYAPPKLELKKPKKKKSSKYNSTDTGDPGDPEAEEHHLAVLAYGPDPLRPYWTYVTAGLSTPWIQQQPEEVSAFGCELMIKSPVDAKWPAQILRSMAFYIFNHAGTISPGVRIALNAPIAVNTESKLRNVCMWYADEAPDCWYQLPSGGFGLFCAIGITDDELKYADSVEEYGTWCIQEVLRQTGHGQVSDPERKSVMERANIDTVLDNVKQFADNFRAGGF, via the coding sequence TTGAGCGACGATGATTTTGTATTGAGAAGCGCCGGCGGAGATAATCCGGAAGATGAACGCGAAGCAGCTCAAGCTCAGCGGAAGCTCTTAGTAAGCGCCTGGAAGGCTCGGGACGAGCTGTACAAGCAGTTGTTCGGTGACTTTTCATACGTCACTCCTGAAAGTTATGCGCCTCCGAAATTAGAGCTCAAGAAACCTAAGAAGAAAAAATCCAGCAAATACAACAGCACCGATACTGGTGACCCGGGAGATCCTGAAGCAGAGGAGCACCATCTGGCGGTGCTCGCTTATGGACCGGACCCGCTCCGCCCTTACTGGACTTACGTGACCGCAGGTCTTTCTACGCCCTGGATTCAGCAGCAGCCCGAGGAAGTTTCCGCTTTTGGTTGTGAGCTGATGATCAAATCGCCTGTTGATGCTAAATGGCCGGCCCAGATTTTGAGAAGTATGGCGTTTTACATCTTCAATCATGCCGGCACGATCAGCCCCGGCGTGCGCATCGCCTTGAACGCACCGATAGCCGTCAATACAGAGTCTAAGCTCCGCAATGTCTGCATGTGGTACGCCGATGAAGCACCGGATTGTTGGTATCAACTTCCCTCAGGTGGGTTTGGTTTATTTTGTGCAATTGGTATCACCGATGATGAATTGAAATATGCAGACTCCGTAGAAGAGTATGGCACCTGGTGCATTCAGGAAGTGCTCAGGCAAACCGGTCACGGACAGGTTTCGGACCCCGAGCGCAAGTCAGTGATGGAACGAGCCAACATAGATACTGTGCTGGATAACGTCAAACAATTTGCAGACAACTTTCGCGCCGGTGGATTCTGA
- a CDS encoding elongation factor 4, with protein sequence MTTDVTLIRNFSIIAHIDHGKSTLADRLLENTATIAKRLMQEQVLDTMDIERERGITIKAQPARMEYPAKDGKVYILNLIDTPGHVDFGYEVSRSLAACEGALLVVDSTQGVEAQTLANVHLAVENNLEIVPVINKIDLPSAEPERIRQEIEEVIGLDASHAVLSSAKNNIGIEDVLEAIVHFIPPPANTVNEPLRALIFDSYFESYRGIIVYFRVKDGEIRVGDRIKFMANQKSFEVIELGILRPQQVRVDRLGPGEVGYLAASIKDVSTLVGDTITHHERPAAEPLPGYRPAKPMVYAGIYPVNNDQYPELRDALEKLKLNDASLFFEPETSDALGFGFRCGFLGLLHMEIIQERLEREYNLNLITTAPSVVYRVTKTDGTVIMVENPAKLPDPNYREKIEEPFVAASILVPNEFVGPLMELAQGRRGVFVDMKYVDTRRAMLHYHLPLAEIITDFFDQLKSRSKGYASLDYHFHEYRESRLVKLDILIGGEPCDALSAIVHYERAQSAGRQLAEKLRKLIPRQMFEVPIQAAIGGKIVARETISAQRKNVLSKCYGGDISRKRKLLEKQKEGKKRMKSVGKVDIPQEAFMALLKLED encoded by the coding sequence GTGACAACAGACGTAACCTTAATCCGCAATTTCTCAATCATCGCTCACATCGATCACGGTAAATCTACGCTTGCCGACCGTCTGTTGGAGAATACAGCAACGATCGCCAAGCGGTTAATGCAAGAACAAGTGCTCGACACGATGGACATCGAGCGTGAGCGCGGTATCACAATCAAAGCGCAGCCTGCTCGTATGGAATACCCTGCCAAGGATGGCAAGGTCTATATTCTCAATCTTATCGATACGCCTGGTCACGTCGACTTCGGTTACGAGGTTTCACGCAGTCTTGCGGCCTGTGAAGGCGCACTCCTGGTTGTGGATTCGACTCAGGGCGTCGAAGCGCAGACTCTCGCGAATGTGCATCTGGCAGTTGAGAATAATCTCGAGATCGTGCCTGTAATCAACAAAATCGATCTGCCCAGCGCAGAGCCCGAGAGAATTCGGCAGGAAATCGAGGAAGTTATAGGTCTCGACGCCAGTCATGCTGTTTTGTCCAGCGCCAAAAACAACATTGGTATAGAAGATGTGCTCGAAGCCATCGTTCACTTCATTCCACCGCCTGCAAATACAGTCAATGAGCCACTGAGAGCGCTGATTTTCGACAGTTATTTTGAAAGCTATAGAGGTATCATCGTTTACTTCCGTGTCAAAGACGGCGAAATTCGAGTCGGCGACCGCATCAAATTCATGGCTAACCAGAAGTCTTTCGAGGTTATCGAGCTAGGCATTTTGCGTCCGCAACAAGTGCGTGTCGACCGGCTTGGACCTGGCGAAGTCGGTTACTTAGCTGCGTCGATTAAGGACGTCTCGACCCTGGTCGGTGACACCATAACTCACCATGAGCGACCGGCGGCGGAGCCTTTGCCAGGTTATCGCCCTGCCAAACCGATGGTGTATGCAGGTATCTATCCAGTTAATAACGATCAATATCCGGAGCTCCGTGATGCTCTGGAAAAATTGAAATTGAATGATGCTTCCTTGTTTTTCGAGCCTGAAACTTCCGATGCTCTGGGATTTGGCTTTCGATGCGGATTCCTGGGCTTATTGCACATGGAGATTATTCAGGAACGTCTGGAGCGTGAGTACAATCTCAATCTAATCACGACTGCACCATCCGTGGTGTACCGTGTGACGAAGACGGACGGCACCGTGATCATGGTTGAGAACCCAGCCAAGCTGCCAGATCCAAACTATCGTGAAAAAATCGAAGAGCCGTTTGTCGCCGCCAGCATTCTTGTTCCCAACGAGTTCGTCGGACCTTTGATGGAACTGGCTCAGGGTCGACGGGGCGTGTTTGTCGACATGAAATACGTCGACACGCGCAGAGCCATGCTTCACTATCACTTGCCATTGGCTGAAATCATCACTGACTTCTTCGACCAGTTGAAATCACGTTCGAAAGGATATGCCAGTCTCGACTACCATTTCCACGAATATCGTGAATCGCGTCTTGTTAAGCTCGATATCCTTATCGGTGGCGAGCCTTGTGACGCTCTTTCTGCAATCGTTCACTATGAGCGTGCTCAATCTGCCGGCAGGCAGTTAGCTGAAAAGTTGCGGAAGTTGATACCACGACAGATGTTCGAAGTGCCTATTCAAGCGGCTATCGGCGGCAAGATCGTAGCGCGCGAGACGATTTCTGCCCAGCGCAAAAATGTCCTTTCAAAATGTTATGGCGGTGACATCAGTCGTAAACGCAAGCTTCTGGAAAAGCAAAAAGAAGGAAAGAAGCGCATGAAGTCGGTTGGTAAAGTCGACATTCCACAAGAAGCGTTCATGGCTCTGTTGAAGCTTGAAGATTGA
- a CDS encoding bifunctional homocysteine S-methyltransferase/methylenetetrahydrofolate reductase yields the protein MTHPFLQALKERPLLVDGATGTLLYSRGASTEASFEHLNLTRQDLVQQAHIDYINAGADVIETNSFSGNRLRLANFGLEEQVWKLNVWAAKVARNAREVAGQPVFVAGSVGPTGKLLSPLGDVTEEEIANAYQEQMEALLAGGVDLFMIETMSSLEETAIAVRMARKVSQLPVVAQLSFSVEGHTFLGVTPEDAVRLLLELGDDLPDVFGINCGAGPGPVFDSLIRLSAAVRAKGYGEDKITFSCLPNAGQPSLSGGRYTFMSRPNYCASYVEPMVRSGARLIGGCCGTTPEHIKAMRAALDRYIQSSKQASSATLTDLPAVEVPPAVSIIAKSGKSDSSHSNNLKDGKEGKAKGELPDLAMRLKEAKEKDNGDFYISVELDPPKGAVSKKLLQAAQLIYEAGADAINVGDSPMARVRMSSLATCQLISQKVGIDTIIHFTTRDRNLMGIQADLLGCQALGIKNVIALTGDPPALGNYVHATAVYDVDSVGLIKIISQLNQGQDIAGNSIGSPTTLSIACALNPTHENRQQELERLRKKIDAGAHFIMTQPIYQVTDLTDFLDQFGPLPIPILVGIMPLHSFKHAEYLHNEVPGISIPQEIRDAMEKAGDEGSQVGLELAEKLLDEVKSLCQGTYLVPSFGRYEEMATLVRRLKAKSKSKSAAPA from the coding sequence ATGACTCACCCTTTCTTACAAGCGCTCAAAGAGCGACCACTGCTTGTTGACGGCGCCACCGGAACACTCTTGTACTCAAGAGGAGCTTCAACAGAAGCAAGCTTCGAGCATCTCAATCTGACCAGACAAGATCTCGTGCAGCAGGCGCACATCGACTATATAAATGCCGGCGCCGACGTCATAGAAACTAATTCATTTTCAGGAAACAGATTGCGACTGGCCAACTTCGGTCTGGAGGAGCAAGTCTGGAAGCTTAACGTATGGGCTGCCAAAGTAGCTCGCAACGCCCGTGAAGTCGCAGGGCAGCCGGTTTTCGTAGCAGGCTCGGTAGGACCTACGGGTAAGTTGCTCAGCCCGCTTGGCGATGTAACAGAAGAAGAAATTGCTAATGCCTATCAAGAGCAAATGGAAGCTTTGCTGGCAGGTGGCGTCGACCTGTTCATGATTGAAACGATGTCCTCACTGGAAGAAACCGCCATTGCCGTTCGCATGGCCAGGAAAGTTTCACAACTGCCGGTGGTGGCACAACTGAGTTTCTCGGTGGAAGGGCATACTTTCCTCGGCGTCACACCCGAAGATGCAGTTCGACTGCTTCTGGAATTGGGCGATGACCTGCCGGACGTCTTTGGTATCAATTGCGGTGCTGGCCCGGGTCCCGTATTCGACAGCTTGATTCGTTTGTCGGCAGCAGTAAGAGCAAAAGGCTACGGCGAAGACAAGATCACCTTCTCCTGCTTGCCCAACGCCGGGCAGCCCAGCTTGAGCGGTGGTCGCTATACCTTTATGAGCAGACCGAACTACTGCGCATCTTATGTAGAGCCGATGGTCCGCAGCGGCGCTCGCCTGATTGGCGGATGCTGCGGCACTACGCCCGAACACATTAAAGCGATGCGTGCAGCGCTCGACCGTTACATTCAATCATCGAAACAAGCCAGCTCTGCCACTCTTACAGATCTTCCGGCAGTGGAAGTACCACCTGCCGTGTCGATTATTGCTAAATCTGGCAAGTCAGACTCTTCGCATTCAAATAATCTCAAAGATGGTAAAGAAGGCAAAGCCAAAGGCGAACTGCCTGATCTGGCGATGCGCCTGAAAGAAGCGAAAGAAAAAGACAACGGCGACTTTTATATCAGTGTCGAGCTAGACCCGCCTAAAGGCGCCGTCTCGAAAAAACTATTGCAAGCGGCGCAGCTTATTTATGAGGCAGGCGCAGATGCCATCAATGTTGGTGACAGCCCGATGGCTAGAGTTCGTATGTCGTCGCTAGCGACATGCCAGCTAATCAGCCAGAAAGTCGGCATCGATACAATCATCCACTTCACGACACGCGACAGAAACTTGATGGGAATCCAGGCTGACTTGCTTGGCTGTCAGGCTTTAGGCATCAAAAATGTAATCGCTCTGACCGGTGACCCGCCCGCCCTCGGCAACTATGTGCATGCTACAGCTGTGTATGACGTCGATTCAGTCGGGCTGATCAAAATCATCTCGCAACTCAATCAGGGTCAGGACATTGCAGGCAATTCAATCGGCTCTCCTACGACTCTGTCGATCGCCTGTGCACTGAACCCGACTCACGAGAATCGGCAGCAAGAGCTGGAGCGCTTGAGAAAGAAAATAGATGCGGGTGCGCATTTCATCATGACTCAACCGATCTATCAAGTCACCGATTTAACAGATTTCCTCGATCAATTCGGGCCGCTGCCGATTCCAATACTGGTAGGTATCATGCCCCTGCACAGTTTCAAACACGCTGAATACCTGCATAACGAAGTTCCAGGCATAAGCATCCCACAAGAGATCAGAGATGCCATGGAGAAAGCTGGCGACGAAGGTTCACAAGTCGGTTTAGAACTGGCGGAAAAGTTGCTGGATGAGGTCAAGTCTCTGTGCCAGGGCACTTATCTGGTGCCCTCATTTGGCCGCTATGAAGAGATGGCGACGCTGGTGCGCCGCCTGAAAGCAAAATCCAAATCGAAAAGCGCTGCTCCCGCCTGA